One Natrinema marinum genomic window carries:
- a CDS encoding translation initiation factor, with translation MADDDLDDLLDELDSQGDLETSQQVLSLRTESRRYDKPVTIIEGFDLPKSELESTASDLKSSLGTGGTVDEGRIELQGDHRDRVPDLLRDRGFDVRE, from the coding sequence ATGGCAGACGACGACCTCGACGACCTGCTCGACGAACTGGACAGTCAGGGCGACCTCGAGACTTCACAACAAGTCCTCTCGCTGCGAACGGAGAGCCGACGCTACGACAAGCCGGTGACGATCATCGAGGGCTTCGACCTGCCGAAATCGGAGCTCGAATCGACCGCGTCGGATCTCAAGAGTTCGCTGGGGACCGGCGGCACGGTCGACGAGGGGCGGATCGAACTGCAGGGGGACCACCGTGACCGCGTACCGGACCTGCTTCGGGATCGGGGGTTCGACGTGCGCGAGTGA
- a CDS encoding GNAT family N-acetyltransferase codes for MEIRPATRDDREQIRAVARETWHDTYDELDADTVDETIDEWYGDEALETALSKPGTAFIVAEVAGEIVGFTHGVVTAEEGDVLRMSVHPAYQNEGIGTALYERLREDLRDFNMERMRAIDLASNEGGREFYETHGFEPTDEDEVEIGGKQRREVVYTLEL; via the coding sequence ATGGAGATCAGACCGGCCACCCGCGATGACCGCGAACAGATCCGAGCTGTCGCCCGCGAGACCTGGCACGACACCTACGACGAACTCGACGCCGACACCGTCGACGAGACGATCGACGAGTGGTACGGCGACGAGGCCCTCGAGACGGCGCTGTCCAAGCCCGGTACCGCGTTCATCGTCGCCGAAGTAGCGGGGGAGATCGTCGGCTTCACCCACGGCGTCGTCACGGCGGAGGAAGGCGATGTCCTCCGGATGTCCGTCCATCCAGCCTACCAGAACGAGGGGATCGGCACCGCCCTCTACGAGCGGCTGCGCGAGGACCTCCGGGACTTCAACATGGAGCGGATGCGCGCGATCGATCTCGCTTCGAACGAGGGCGGCCGGGAGTTCTACGAGACCCACGGCTTCGAGCCGACCGACGAAGACGAGGTCGAGATCGGCGGCAAGCAGCGCCGAGAAGTGGTCTACACGCTCGAGTTGTAG
- a CDS encoding GNAT family N-acetyltransferase, with protein MPVDCRPRVSELFKPLLTSTGMNVRSATADDFDPITAVARATWHDTYDELDADMIDRTVDDWYTDDSMPLEAPGTVVLVAEVDDEIVGFTHAVVQGETADILRMYVHPDHQGAGVGSDLHERLMAEIEAQEAERVRSFDFAFNDASRAFYEGLGFEQTDEGEVEIDGEYYAEAVYTLEL; from the coding sequence CTGCCGGTAGACTGTCGCCCTCGTGTCAGCGAGTTATTTAAGCCCCTCCTCACAAGTACGGGTATGAACGTTCGATCCGCGACGGCCGACGACTTCGATCCGATCACGGCCGTCGCTCGCGCGACGTGGCACGACACCTACGACGAACTCGACGCCGACATGATCGACCGGACGGTCGACGACTGGTACACCGACGACTCGATGCCGCTCGAGGCCCCCGGCACCGTCGTCCTCGTCGCCGAGGTCGACGACGAGATCGTCGGCTTCACGCACGCGGTCGTCCAGGGCGAGACGGCCGACATCCTCCGGATGTACGTCCACCCGGACCACCAGGGAGCGGGGGTCGGCTCCGACCTCCACGAGCGGCTGATGGCGGAGATCGAAGCTCAGGAGGCCGAGCGGGTCCGGTCGTTCGATTTCGCGTTCAACGACGCCAGCCGCGCCTTCTACGAGGGGCTCGGCTTCGAGCAGACCGACGAGGGCGAAGTCGAGATCGACGGCGAGTACTACGCCGAAGCGGTCTACACCCTCGAGCTGTAG
- a CDS encoding excinuclease ABC subunit C, protein MNADGVRERAGSLPREPGVYQFREGDTTLYVGKAVDLRDRVRSYADPRSARIRRMVDRADGIEIAVTDTETQALLLEANLIKRHQPRYNVRLKDDKSYPMVQLTNHDAPRIEVTRDPDESATVFGPYTSKTQVETVVKALRETYGVRGCSDHKYSGRDRPCLDYEMGLCTAPCTREIDLESYREDVTAVERFLEGETGILADPLRREMDAASQERNFERAANLRDRLETVRAFHGEGGEAVQSVGDERAVDVLGVAIEGEDATVARLRAEDGKLVDRDRHTLEAPGSAGADVAGEADGVASVLAAFIVQYYAERELPDALLLPERHGDEEVAAWLEAAGVSVRVPGAGREAKLVDLALKNARRNVGLRDECGMLADALELESARRIEGFDVSHAQGKSAVGSDVTFVDGSAEKADYRRKKLTDQNDDYDNMRALLEWRARRAVEGRDDRPDPDLLLIDGGAGQLEAARDALAAVGWDVPAIALAKAEERVVTPDREFSWPSDAPHLHLLQRVRDEAHRFAVQYHQTVRDEVKTVLDDVQGVGPETRKRLLGRFGSVENVREASLEDLRSVEGIGEKTAETIKSRL, encoded by the coding sequence ATGAACGCCGACGGGGTTCGCGAGCGGGCCGGATCGTTGCCGCGAGAGCCCGGCGTCTACCAGTTCCGCGAGGGCGACACGACCCTCTACGTCGGGAAAGCGGTCGACCTGCGCGATCGGGTGCGGTCCTACGCCGACCCCCGCAGCGCGCGGATCCGGCGGATGGTCGACCGCGCCGACGGCATCGAGATCGCCGTCACCGACACCGAGACGCAGGCCCTGCTGCTCGAGGCGAACCTGATCAAGCGCCACCAGCCGCGGTACAACGTCCGACTCAAGGACGACAAGTCGTACCCGATGGTGCAACTGACGAACCACGACGCGCCGCGGATCGAGGTGACGCGAGACCCCGACGAGTCCGCGACCGTCTTCGGGCCCTACACCAGCAAGACACAGGTCGAGACGGTCGTGAAGGCCCTGCGCGAGACCTACGGCGTCCGTGGCTGTTCGGATCACAAGTATTCGGGCCGCGATCGGCCCTGTCTCGACTACGAGATGGGGCTCTGTACCGCCCCCTGCACCCGCGAGATCGACCTCGAGAGCTACCGCGAGGACGTGACCGCCGTCGAGCGCTTCCTCGAGGGCGAGACGGGGATTCTTGCCGACCCGCTCCGCCGAGAAATGGACGCCGCATCGCAGGAGCGGAACTTCGAACGGGCGGCGAACCTGCGCGATCGACTCGAGACCGTCCGGGCCTTCCACGGCGAGGGCGGCGAGGCGGTCCAGTCGGTCGGCGACGAGCGCGCGGTTGACGTCCTCGGCGTCGCCATCGAGGGCGAAGATGCGACCGTCGCCCGCCTGCGTGCCGAAGACGGCAAACTGGTCGACCGGGACCGGCACACGCTCGAGGCGCCCGGCTCTGCGGGGGCCGACGTCGCCGGTGAAGCAGACGGCGTGGCGAGCGTGCTCGCGGCCTTCATCGTCCAGTACTACGCCGAGCGCGAGTTGCCGGACGCCCTGCTGCTGCCCGAACGGCACGGCGACGAGGAGGTCGCGGCCTGGCTCGAGGCCGCGGGCGTCTCGGTCCGCGTACCGGGCGCCGGACGGGAGGCGAAGCTCGTCGATCTGGCGCTGAAAAACGCCCGACGCAACGTCGGCCTGCGCGACGAGTGCGGGATGCTCGCCGACGCCCTCGAACTCGAGTCCGCCCGGCGGATCGAGGGCTTCGACGTGAGCCACGCCCAGGGGAAATCCGCGGTCGGCAGCGACGTGACGTTCGTCGACGGCAGCGCCGAGAAGGCCGACTATCGGCGGAAGAAGCTCACCGATCAGAACGACGACTACGACAACATGCGAGCCTTGCTCGAGTGGCGCGCCCGCCGCGCCGTCGAGGGCCGCGACGACCGCCCCGACCCCGACCTGCTGTTGATCGACGGCGGCGCGGGGCAACTCGAGGCGGCCCGCGACGCGCTCGCGGCGGTCGGCTGGGACGTACCAGCGATAGCGCTGGCGAAAGCCGAGGAGCGCGTCGTGACACCGGACCGGGAGTTTTCGTGGCCCAGCGACGCGCCCCACCTCCACCTCCTCCAGCGCGTGCGCGACGAGGCCCACCGCTTCGCGGTGCAGTACCACCAGACCGTCCGCGACGAGGTCAAGACCGTGTTGGACGACGTGCAGGGCGTCGGCCCCGAAACCCGAAAGCGGCTGCTGGGGCGGTTCGGCAGCGTCGAAAACGTCCGCGAGGCGAGCCTCGAGGACCTCCGGAGCGTCGAGGGGATCGGTGAGAAGACGGCCGAGACGATCAAATCACGGCTGTAG
- a CDS encoding putative manganese transporter, protein MNEVIDVLFASLRDGYVQVSAFVAVTVLAFGLLQYWTDGAVVGAIENNERLQVLFGGLLGLTPGCGGAIVVMPLYVRGTVSFGTVVATLGATAGDSAFVILALAPEAALYAYAIAFVASVATGYLVDSVGLGVSRVDAAVARLSPAATPDGGTVVRGGVGPNPTHDYGGPAPTHAHESGPDRRSRVLTPLSHGAHVAWWVTAVAGLVLGVLYLLRGGPEVALTLGFGFDGLFTVFGIAGAVLSLYLYAVGRHYVGEGEIARARDSFASAYDTLTHAAMETSFVTVWVLVAFLVYEYAVLFTGVNVATVAAAAGVLAPIGGAIVGVIPGCGPQILLASVYAEGGLPFSALTANAIAQDGDALFPLLAVDAKAAIVATIYNFLPAVVVGVALHLLWGPVFGMAEFGFGVL, encoded by the coding sequence ATGAACGAGGTGATAGACGTACTGTTCGCGTCGCTCCGGGACGGCTACGTCCAAGTGAGCGCGTTCGTCGCGGTGACGGTGTTAGCGTTCGGTCTGCTCCAGTACTGGACCGACGGGGCCGTCGTCGGCGCGATCGAGAACAACGAACGGCTTCAGGTGCTGTTCGGCGGGTTGCTCGGGCTGACGCCGGGCTGTGGCGGCGCGATCGTCGTCATGCCGTTGTACGTCCGCGGCACCGTCAGCTTCGGGACCGTCGTCGCGACGCTGGGCGCGACCGCCGGCGACTCCGCGTTCGTCATCCTCGCGCTCGCGCCCGAAGCCGCGCTGTACGCCTACGCCATCGCCTTCGTCGCGAGCGTCGCGACCGGCTACCTCGTCGACTCCGTCGGCCTCGGCGTCTCGCGGGTCGACGCCGCCGTCGCGCGGCTTTCGCCCGCCGCGACGCCGGACGGCGGCACCGTCGTCCGCGGCGGCGTCGGGCCGAATCCCACCCACGACTACGGCGGCCCGGCACCCACCCACGCCCACGAGTCCGGGCCGGATCGGCGCTCTCGAGTGCTCACACCCCTCTCACACGGCGCACACGTCGCGTGGTGGGTGACCGCCGTCGCCGGCCTCGTCCTCGGCGTGCTCTACCTGCTTCGAGGCGGCCCCGAAGTCGCGCTCACGCTCGGCTTCGGGTTCGACGGGCTCTTCACCGTCTTCGGCATCGCCGGCGCAGTGCTCTCGCTGTACCTCTACGCCGTCGGCCGCCACTACGTCGGTGAGGGGGAGATCGCCCGCGCTCGAGACTCCTTCGCGTCGGCTTACGACACGCTCACCCACGCGGCGATGGAGACCAGTTTCGTCACCGTCTGGGTGCTCGTGGCCTTCCTCGTCTACGAGTACGCCGTCCTCTTTACGGGGGTGAACGTCGCCACCGTCGCCGCCGCGGCCGGCGTGCTGGCCCCGATCGGCGGTGCGATCGTCGGGGTGATCCCCGGCTGTGGCCCCCAGATCCTGCTGGCCAGCGTCTACGCCGAGGGTGGGCTGCCGTTCTCCGCGCTGACCGCCAACGCGATCGCACAGGACGGCGATGCGCTGTTTCCGCTGCTGGCCGTCGACGCCAAAGCCGCCATCGTCGCGACGATCTACAACTTCCTGCCCGCCGTCGTCGTCGGCGTCGCCCTCCACCTCCTGTGGGGGCCGGTGTTCGGGATGGCGGAGTTCGGGTTTGGGGTGTTGTGA
- the nrfD gene encoding NrfD/PsrC family molybdoenzyme membrane anchor subunit: MGTKTPSEADILRPIGTTSRTYFIMVAVAGLALLAFLVGWAFQLEDGLVVTSLGDWGSGGGVTWGIYIGAFIWWVGIAHGGIILSAAVRLLGMDRYMPVARLAELLTISGLSAAGFYIIVHLGRPDRMVTSIIGHYHITIHNSPLVWDVTVITAYFVLTATYLSLTLRYDVTRLRDQLPDRFDPLYRMMTIGYTKTEDRIVDRMVWWLALAIIIMAPLLLHGGVIPWLFAVLPNYPTWFGGVQGPQFLTIALTSAISGVIILAFAFRRAYDWDHIITDDIFRGLLLWLGFFCLLFLWLQLQQNITGLFKAPIDLTIAAVARATNPIYLTSMSLVFVTLSYIFAQAIRPTLFTKRRAVVAGLAVLTATILEKVLFVVEGFLHPTFDIYAAVPGVYIPSLIEIASIIGTIGMVCLFFLTVAKLVPVVELHAIEHLRDEHERE; this comes from the coding sequence ATGGGGACGAAAACGCCGAGCGAGGCCGACATTTTGCGGCCGATCGGAACGACCTCGAGAACGTATTTCATCATGGTCGCCGTCGCAGGGCTGGCGCTACTGGCGTTTCTGGTCGGGTGGGCCTTTCAACTCGAGGATGGACTGGTCGTCACCTCGTTAGGTGATTGGGGAAGCGGTGGCGGCGTCACGTGGGGGATCTACATCGGCGCGTTCATCTGGTGGGTCGGGATCGCCCACGGCGGAATCATCCTGTCGGCCGCGGTCCGACTGCTCGGCATGGACCGATACATGCCGGTCGCGCGCCTCGCCGAGTTGTTGACCATCAGCGGCCTCTCCGCGGCGGGCTTTTATATCATCGTTCACCTCGGTCGGCCGGACCGGATGGTCACGAGCATCATCGGTCACTACCACATCACGATCCACAACTCGCCGCTGGTGTGGGACGTGACCGTTATCACGGCTTACTTCGTGCTGACGGCGACCTACCTCTCGCTGACGCTGCGCTACGACGTGACCCGACTGCGCGATCAGCTCCCCGATCGGTTCGATCCGCTCTACAGGATGATGACGATCGGCTACACGAAGACGGAAGACAGGATCGTCGATCGGATGGTCTGGTGGCTCGCGCTGGCGATCATCATCATGGCGCCGCTCTTGCTCCACGGCGGCGTCATCCCGTGGCTGTTCGCCGTCTTGCCGAACTATCCGACGTGGTTCGGCGGCGTGCAGGGCCCGCAGTTCCTCACGATCGCGTTGACCTCCGCCATCAGCGGGGTGATCATCCTCGCGTTCGCCTTCCGACGCGCCTACGACTGGGATCACATCATCACCGACGACATCTTCCGCGGATTGCTCCTGTGGCTCGGGTTCTTCTGCCTGCTCTTCCTCTGGCTCCAGCTCCAGCAGAACATCACCGGGCTGTTCAAAGCGCCCATCGACCTGACCATCGCAGCCGTGGCGAGAGCCACCAACCCCATCTACCTCACGTCGATGTCGCTGGTCTTCGTGACGCTTTCGTACATCTTCGCCCAGGCGATCCGGCCGACGCTGTTCACCAAGCGACGGGCCGTCGTCGCCGGCCTCGCCGTCCTCACCGCGACGATCCTCGAGAAGGTGCTGTTCGTCGTCGAAGGGTTCCTCCACCCCACCTTCGATATCTACGCCGCGGTGCCGGGCGTCTACATCCCGAGCCTGATCGAAATCGCCTCGATCATCGGGACGATCGGCATGGTCTGTCTGTTCTTCCTCACCGTCGCCAAGCTCGTCCCCGTCGTCGAGCTCCACGCGATCGAACACCTCCGCGACGAGCACGAACGCGAGTAA
- a CDS encoding ABC transporter permease codes for MSTDTGTAAGSTSGPASSSINLESVRAVAKKDFQDAVRSWLFWGLSLLFFLFMAAVAGIIVWIDADFNTTQFISIVSLVCKLLIPLVALALGWQSIAGERDSGSIKILLSLPHSRKDVVLGKLLGRAAVLSLSLIIGFLIGMVAVALALQDFSYSAYIAFLAMTILYGVAYLSIAVSLSSVTSSTTIAGAAMAGIFVLFYIVWNTIQRALRELMYMGYFEGVTYTMSGPGGQSFEVTRLPNWAQFINMIDPGTSYQNTITIFSAISGDQLGTAFREAAYPNGIPFYLQEWFSFLILLFWIVVPIAIALYRFDRVDI; via the coding sequence ATGAGCACCGACACTGGGACTGCCGCCGGTTCGACGAGTGGCCCGGCCTCGAGTTCGATCAATCTCGAGAGCGTCCGCGCGGTCGCGAAGAAGGACTTTCAGGACGCGGTTCGGTCGTGGCTGTTCTGGGGGTTGAGTCTCCTCTTTTTCCTGTTCATGGCCGCCGTGGCCGGCATCATCGTCTGGATCGATGCGGATTTCAATACGACCCAGTTCATCTCGATCGTCAGCCTGGTGTGCAAACTCCTCATTCCGCTGGTCGCACTCGCGCTCGGCTGGCAATCGATCGCGGGCGAACGCGACTCCGGGAGTATCAAAATCCTGCTGTCGCTCCCGCACTCGCGGAAGGACGTCGTTCTCGGCAAGTTGCTCGGTCGAGCGGCCGTCCTCTCGCTGTCGCTGATCATCGGCTTCCTCATTGGAATGGTCGCGGTCGCCCTCGCGCTACAGGATTTCTCTTACTCCGCGTACATCGCGTTCCTCGCGATGACGATCCTGTATGGGGTCGCGTACCTGAGCATCGCCGTCTCGCTCTCGTCGGTGACTTCCTCGACGACGATCGCCGGTGCAGCCATGGCCGGCATCTTCGTCCTCTTCTACATCGTCTGGAACACCATCCAGCGGGCGTTGCGGGAACTGATGTATATGGGGTACTTCGAGGGCGTTACGTACACCATGTCCGGGCCGGGCGGACAGTCGTTCGAGGTGACCCGTCTCCCGAACTGGGCGCAGTTCATCAACATGATCGATCCCGGCACCTCGTATCAGAACACGATCACGATATTCAGCGCGATCTCGGGAGATCAGCTCGGCACAGCGTTCCGAGAAGCCGCCTATCCTAACGGGATCCCGTTCTACCTGCAGGAGTGGTTCTCGTTCCTGATCCTGTTGTTCTGGATCGTCGTGCCGATCGCCATCGCGCTCTACCGGTTCGATCGCGTCGACATCTGA
- a CDS encoding multidrug transporter, with protein sequence MKLSLGGDSSPLLTAIGVTVALVALVGTQVLGWEWGSDQLLPTVIGAVAGVIAVYVFVTRRGRR encoded by the coding sequence ATGAAGCTCTCCCTCGGCGGCGACTCGTCCCCGCTTCTCACGGCGATCGGCGTGACCGTCGCGCTCGTCGCACTCGTCGGCACGCAGGTTCTGGGCTGGGAGTGGGGATCGGACCAACTCCTGCCGACGGTCATCGGTGCCGTCGCCGGCGTGATCGCCGTATACGTTTTCGTCACTCGTCGCGGTCGGCGGTAA
- a CDS encoding PQQ-binding-like beta-propeller repeat protein: MNASRRRFLTVTTSTTALSAGAGCTSLLDETSDEKRDADEGNGGDGDRDTNESTSGLAPDDWPSFQRTARNDGYSPSTAPTDEPTERWSTTLSGTIDEQVAVVDGTVYAATDDGIVHALDAASGDKQWTESLEGGRSQCPCFVNGLVVVGTDTGELVALSATDGTREWTAQLAGPVSGPTAAGGTVYVGTGEEPTAAAIDAATGDELWSTPLAVDADDYPAVDGAGVYVGAQDGWDGRVYALEAADGSDRWEYDGTRMQPPTVAESGVLAPFSTIEVLPRDDGSRRQIGITGEVLASPAATPDLTVYGTDLGFVGAVSHERDGSDAGWGRSVGQYAISAPAVTDAAVYVTMIGPELFALDVEVGTVLWSRSLEGTTATAPTVADGAVFVGTDEGRLVALE, translated from the coding sequence ATGAATGCTTCGAGGCGACGATTTCTGACGGTTACGACGAGTACAACGGCACTGAGCGCCGGTGCCGGCTGTACGAGCCTGCTCGACGAGACGTCCGACGAGAAGAGGGACGCGGATGAGGGCAACGGCGGCGACGGAGATCGAGATACCAACGAGTCGACCAGCGGGCTCGCACCCGATGACTGGCCGTCGTTCCAGCGAACGGCACGCAACGACGGCTATTCCCCGTCGACGGCACCGACGGACGAGCCCACCGAACGCTGGTCGACGACGCTTTCCGGTACGATCGATGAGCAGGTCGCGGTCGTCGACGGGACCGTTTACGCCGCGACTGACGACGGAATCGTCCACGCGCTCGATGCAGCGTCGGGTGACAAGCAGTGGACCGAATCGCTCGAGGGCGGCCGTTCGCAGTGTCCGTGTTTCGTAAACGGATTGGTCGTCGTCGGCACCGACACGGGCGAACTCGTCGCCCTGAGCGCGACCGATGGCACGCGGGAGTGGACGGCCCAACTGGCCGGTCCCGTTTCGGGACCGACCGCGGCTGGGGGGACCGTCTACGTCGGAACGGGGGAAGAACCGACCGCGGCCGCTATCGACGCCGCTACCGGCGACGAACTGTGGTCGACCCCGTTGGCCGTCGACGCCGACGATTACCCCGCCGTCGACGGTGCCGGCGTCTACGTCGGTGCCCAAGACGGCTGGGACGGGCGGGTGTACGCCCTTGAGGCGGCCGACGGCTCCGATCGGTGGGAGTACGACGGAACCCGAATGCAGCCACCCACTGTCGCCGAGAGTGGGGTTCTGGCTCCCTTTTCAACGATCGAAGTTCTGCCGAGAGACGACGGCTCTCGTCGGCAGATCGGAATAACGGGTGAGGTCCTCGCGTCACCGGCCGCGACGCCGGATCTGACCGTCTACGGAACCGATCTCGGCTTCGTCGGCGCTGTCAGTCACGAACGTGACGGAAGCGACGCGGGCTGGGGCCGCTCGGTCGGTCAGTACGCAATCTCGGCACCCGCCGTCACCGACGCGGCCGTCTACGTGACTATGATCGGCCCGGAACTGTTCGCGCTGGACGTCGAAGTCGGCACCGTCCTGTGGTCTCGCTCGCTTGAGGGCACTACTGCGACCGCGCCGACGGTCGCCGACGGGGCAGTCTTCGTCGGCACCGACGAAGGCCGGCTCGTCGCGCTCGAGTGA
- a CDS encoding ABC transporter ATP-binding protein — protein MPAITVDNLTKSFGQTLALDDLSFQVEEGEVFGFLGPNGAGKSTTINIVLDFARPTSGSVSVLGMDAQRQSREIRKRTGVLPEGVQTYDRLTARQHLEFAIDSKNADNDPQALLERVGLEDAIDRKAGGFSKGMSQRLMLAMALVGEPDLLILDEPSTGLDPNGAREMRDLVREENERGATVFFSSHIMEQVEAVCDRVGILRDGEMVAVDSVEGLRDSVEGGTTLRVTVDRLDDDALQAIRSLPDVTHATVEDGEQPTLVAEVDGSKTAVLSTLEDRGIEVQDFETTEASLEDVFQSYTTDAKEVHAR, from the coding sequence ATGCCAGCTATCACAGTCGATAACCTGACCAAGTCCTTCGGTCAGACCCTCGCGCTCGACGACCTCTCCTTCCAGGTCGAAGAGGGGGAGGTGTTCGGCTTCCTCGGGCCCAACGGGGCGGGGAAGTCGACGACGATCAATATCGTGCTGGATTTTGCCCGCCCGACGTCCGGTTCGGTCTCCGTCCTCGGCATGGACGCCCAGCGCCAGAGCCGGGAGATCCGGAAGCGAACCGGTGTCCTCCCCGAAGGCGTCCAGACCTACGACCGGCTGACCGCCCGCCAGCACCTCGAGTTCGCGATCGATTCGAAAAACGCCGACAACGACCCCCAAGCGCTGCTCGAGCGCGTCGGCCTCGAGGACGCCATCGATCGGAAAGCCGGCGGCTTCTCGAAGGGGATGTCCCAGCGGCTCATGCTCGCGATGGCGCTGGTCGGCGAGCCCGACCTGCTCATCCTCGACGAGCCCTCCACCGGCCTCGACCCCAACGGGGCCCGCGAGATGCGCGACCTCGTCCGCGAGGAAAACGAGCGGGGCGCGACCGTCTTCTTCTCGAGTCACATCATGGAGCAGGTCGAGGCGGTCTGTGACCGCGTCGGCATCCTCCGCGACGGCGAGATGGTCGCCGTCGACTCCGTCGAAGGGCTGCGCGACTCCGTCGAGGGCGGCACGACGCTGCGCGTCACCGTCGACCGACTCGACGACGACGCCCTTCAGGCAATCCGCTCGCTGCCCGACGTGACCCACGCTACCGTCGAAGACGGAGAGCAGCCGACGCTCGTCGCCGAAGTCGACGGCTCCAAGACGGCCGTCCTCTCGACGCTCGAGGACCGCGGCATCGAGGTGCAGGACTTCGAGACGACCGAGGCGTCGCTCGAGGATGTCTTCCAGTCGTATACGACCGACGCCAAGGAGGTGCACGCGCGATGA
- a CDS encoding ArsA family ATPase — MTDCIFYGGKGGVGKTTCAAATGLSLAAAGRETLVVSTDPAHSLADSFEADLGPEPTELEDADTPPGLESGDDAGGLWAVEIDPEARKERYEKLARALAADLRGAGISLSDAEIERFFAAGAPAGSDEIAALDLLVEYVDAGRWDTVVFDTAPTGHTLRLFDMPEAMGLALETAQSLRGQARRIGNAARTAVLGPMSMMAGRSDDEDESLESFRARLERARAILTDPERTEFRVVLIPESMAIAETDRLVDRLREAGVAVDRLVVNRVLEDPHEGCPRCRSQQARHEDRLAAIRETFPDLEVLTLPDLEGEVQGRESLAVIAARLPT; from the coding sequence GTGACTGATTGCATTTTCTACGGCGGAAAGGGCGGCGTCGGCAAGACGACCTGCGCGGCCGCGACCGGGCTCTCGCTCGCCGCCGCCGGCCGAGAGACGCTGGTCGTCTCGACTGACCCGGCCCACTCGCTGGCCGACTCCTTCGAAGCCGACCTCGGGCCGGAGCCGACCGAACTCGAGGACGCCGACACACCGCCGGGCCTCGAGTCCGGCGACGACGCAGGCGGGCTGTGGGCCGTCGAGATCGATCCCGAGGCGCGCAAGGAGCGCTACGAGAAACTGGCGCGGGCGCTGGCCGCCGACCTCCGGGGCGCCGGCATCTCGCTGTCCGACGCGGAGATCGAGCGCTTCTTCGCCGCGGGCGCGCCGGCCGGCAGCGACGAGATCGCGGCGCTGGATCTGCTGGTCGAGTACGTCGATGCGGGGCGGTGGGACACCGTCGTCTTCGATACCGCGCCGACGGGCCACACCCTGCGGCTGTTCGATATGCCTGAAGCGATGGGGCTGGCCCTCGAGACGGCTCAATCGCTTCGTGGGCAGGCCAGACGGATCGGCAACGCGGCCCGGACGGCGGTGCTCGGACCGATGTCGATGATGGCCGGGAGGAGCGACGACGAGGACGAGAGCCTCGAGTCGTTTCGGGCGCGCCTCGAGCGCGCTCGCGCGATCCTCACGGATCCCGAGCGCACCGAATTTCGCGTCGTCCTGATCCCGGAGTCGATGGCGATCGCGGAGACCGACCGGCTCGTCGACCGGCTTCGCGAGGCCGGCGTCGCGGTCGATCGACTGGTCGTCAATCGGGTGCTCGAGGATCCCCACGAGGGCTGTCCCCGCTGTCGGTCCCAGCAGGCGCGCCACGAGGACCGGCTGGCGGCGATCCGAGAGACGTTTCCCGACCTCGAGGTGCTGACGCTGCCCGATCTCGAGGGAGAGGTACAGGGTCGCGAGTCGCTCGCTGTGATCGCCGCGCGGCTGCCGACCTGA